From a region of the Helianthus annuus cultivar XRQ/B chromosome 5, HanXRQr2.0-SUNRISE, whole genome shotgun sequence genome:
- the LOC110942956 gene encoding F-box/kelch-repeat protein At3g23880-like — MSDNLPLELQLNIMKWLPIKSLIQCRTVSKAWKSLIDSADFIKHYQGHKQHLLASYEALVDSERKYVSIADDETFPQKKVSHTIPLLLQNPRIIGCSHGLLCLFGDYEDDSDDAIFDTETVVLWNLFIRKAVAVVLPYWVHGTVLGFGVCPRTNDPKIVKILHDNSWDVQIFALNTGVWRSCNNLPRESVQISGSGCKW, encoded by the coding sequence ATGTCAGACAACTTACCTCTTGAACTCCAACTGAACATCATGAAATGGCTTCCTATCAAATCATTGATTCAATGCCGAACAGTCTCCAAAGCATGGAAGTCTCTCATCGATAGTGCTGATTTTATCAAACATTATCAAGGCCATAAGCAACATCTACTTGCAAGTTATGAAGCTCTTGTTGATTCTGAACGAAAATATGTTTCAATTGCTGATGATGAAACGTTCCCCCAAAAGAAAGTTTCCCACACTATTCCTCTATTGCTTCAAAACCCTAGAATAATCGGCTGCTCTCATGGCTTGTTGTGTTTGTTTGGTGATTATGAAGATGACAGTGATGACGCCATTTTCGATACTGAAACAGTTGTTCTTTGGAACCTTTTTATTAGAAAGGCTGTGGCTGTTGTTTTGCCATATTGGGTACATGGAACTGTTTTAGGTTTTGGTGTGTGTCCAAGAACTAATGACCCTAAGATTGTCAAGATTTTACATGATAATAGTTGGGATGTTCAGATTTTTGCGTTGAACACCGGGGTTTGGAGAAGTTGTAACAATCTCCCTCGTGAATCGGTTCAAATTTCTGGTTCCGGTTGCAAGTGGTAG